GTCAAAAAGGGCGAGGCGAAGGAGATGACCACGGCCGAGATGATGGAGCAGATGGAGGTTTAGGGGTATGGCGGACAAGAGGGAGAAGATAACCACGGATAAGGTTTAGGATATGGCGGACAAAAATGAAAAGATAACCACGGACGAGGTCCAGTACGTGGCCAAGCTCTCGAGGCTCATCATGACCGATGACGAGGCGAAAGAGATGACCAGGACCTTAAACGACATCCTGGTGTACATGGAAAAGCTGGGAGAGCTTGACACGTCGGGCGTCGAGCCGATGACCCACGCCATACCGAACGAGAACGTGATGAGACAGGACGCCCTGAAGCCTTTTACAGACACAAAAGATATACTGAAGAACGCCCCCGACTCGAAGGGGGCGTTCTTCCGGGTTCCAAAGGTGATCGAGTAAGCAAGCTTTCACCGTTGCGCGGGAGGGGCTGAAAACATCACATTTAGGACGGATCAATATATATATAATTCTAAACTAATCGGCCCACCCCCCCACCCCCCTTCAAATCGTGGGCAGGGGGTGTGGGCCATTCGAGTTGTTTGAAAAAAATCTGACTAAGGTATAAAGGATGGATTATTTCCCCCTGACAATAAGCGAGACCACCGACCTCTACAAGAGCGGTAAGGCAAACGCCGAGGACGTGGTAAAGAGCGTCCTCGCAAGGATAGAGGAGTTGGACAAGAAGCTGAACGCCTACATCAGGGTCACGGGGGACCTGGCCCTTAAGAGGGCCGTCGAAGCGGATAAGAGGATCAAGTCGGGGGACATAACGCCGCTCACCGGCATCCCTATCGCCGTAAAAGATCTCATCTGCACCAAGGGGATCCCCACCACCTGCGGGTCGAAGATCCTCGAGAACTACACACCTCCATACAACGCAACCGTAATAGAGAGGCTCGACTCCCTGGGGGCGATAATCATTGGCAAGACGAACATGGACGAGTTCGCCATGGGCTCCTCCACAGAGTCGTCCTTTTTCGGCATAACGAAAAATCCTCACAACCTGGAATACGTCCCGGGGGGCTCCAGCGGCGGAAGCGCCGCCGCGGTGGCGGCAGACCTCTGCATAACCGCCCTGGGCTCCGATACAGGGGGGTCGATAAGACAGCCCGCCTCCTACACCGGGATCGTGGGGCTGAAGCCCACATACGGTAGGGTAAGCCGCTACGGCCTTGTGGCCTACGCCTCCTCCCTCGACCAGATCGGTCCCCTGACCAAGGACGTCAGGGACACGGCTATCCTCCTTACCGCTATCTCCGGGCACGACCCGAGAGACTCCACCTCCCTTGACATCGAAGTCCCCAATTATACGGAGTTCCTGACCGGGGAGGTCAAGGGCCTCAAGGTCGGGCTCCCCAAGGAGTACTTCGGGGAGGGACTGGATTCCGAGGTGGAAAAGAGGATCATGGAGGGGGTTGGCGTATTGGAGAAGGGGGGCGCCGAAGTAGTCGAGATGAGCCTCCCCCATACCGAGTACGCCCTGGCCTCCTACTACATTATCGCGCCGTCCGAGGCGAGCTCGAACCTAGCCAGATACGACGGAGTCAGGTACGGCCACCGGGAGTCTTCGCCGGATGACGGGATGATCGATATGTTCAGGAGGTCGAGGTCGTCCGGCTTCGGCTGGGAGGTCAAGAGGAGAATAATGCTGGGGACATACGCCCTCTCCTCCGGTTACTACGACGCTTACTATAGAAAGGCCCTCCAGGTAAGGAGGCTGATCAGAAACGACTACGACGAGGCCTTCAAAAAGGTGGACGTCATCGCTGGCCCCGCCGCCCCCGCCCCGGCCTACAAGATCGGGGACAAGATCGAAGACCCCCTGTCCATGTACTTGGTGGATATATACACCGTAACGGCAAACCTCACCGGAATTCCGGGGATATGCGTCCCCGCGGGTGTAAGCACGGCGGGCCTCCCCATCGGGCTTCAGCTCCTGTCAAAGCCGCTGAACGAGGGGGCCATCCTTCGGGCGGCCTACTACTTCGAGAAGAACCGGACGGCAGATACGCCGAAACCGAAGCTGTGATGCATTCTAAAAGCCTATAAATTTCTGGTTTGTTCGATCGTGTTAAACCCGCTCGACTTGAAAACTTTAGGGGTAGATTTGCTGTGGAATAGAAACTGAACTCCGACGCCTCTCTTCTTTCTTATTTATAACCGCCTCGTCAACCCGACTTAAGTAATCTCCTTGAGGCCCGCCCGAACATTAAAGGATTTTTCTATTCGGTGCGATCTCATAAAATAATCTTTTTGGAGAAAGAAGCGTCAAGACGATATTGAATCGGCCCCCTTATAAAAGCCGGTTCCCCGTGGAGTAAAAAGCTCTCCCGCGCCCCTTTCCCCAAAAAACCTATAGACCGGTCCTTTAAATCTCCGATACCGATCTATTATGTGTTCTACGATGACAGCTCCGCGATCGCCTCATCGGTAGTAACCACACGGGAGAAATTGAATCCCTGAACGGCAAGGACAACCTCATGGATAGTATCGGCTGAAAGACCGCCGATGTCTATCGCCGCCGTCGCATCCCTTACGAAAAGGACGCTGTAGCCCCTGGCGTGTGCCTCCCTTGCCGTGGTATCGCAGCACATAAATGACATCAGCCCGGTGATGACTACGGTTTCCACACCCTCCCTTAAAAGAATATCATCGAGCTCTGTCATATAGAAAGAGCCGGGCCTTGTTTTTGTGATTGCCGGCTCTCCGGCCTTCGGCTTAAGTTCGTCCGCAAATTTTACGAGGGGCGAGCCTGCCCCGAATACAAAGGCATCGGGATCTTTACCGATGTGCCTAATGTGCATCAACGGGATCTTTTTCACCCGCGCCGCATCCACCAACCTTTTGATATTTTCAAGGACCTCTCCCCCCTTCGGGACCTTGAGGGGTGCCCCCTCCTCGAAATATTCTTTTTGCATATCAATTACAAGAAGTGCGACTTTGCTTTTGGCTTTCGACATCAGAGCCTCCATACAATGTGCTTCGTGCTATAATAGCAACCAGCATTTATCTTTACGATCCTCAAGAAGCCTGAATTAGTAACATTGCCGATCTACAGAGATATTTGGATATTAAAAAACAAATGGACCGGCTCGATTCGATAGATCGGCTTAGAATCTTGAATAATCCAAGGTTCAGCAATCTATCCTGTTTTGACAGCATGATCGATCTCAAAAAAAATAGATTTTATAACATCTGGGCCGTTTTATAATCCAATACCAACAAAAAAGAAATAATTGCGTTGCGGCACAGAAATTGAATCTGTTCGGGAGGGGCGGCGTTTTTAACCGCTTTTACTAATACCATTCTTAAGGCATCACGGGCTATTCGATTATCGGTTTCACTTCCTTGTAGAACAGCTCCTTTTCGTACAAATCCCCGGATATCGAGACTCTTTTGTTTACATATCCCTGCAATACCGGGTCTTCCCTCCACAATGTGGCATTTTTAAACAGGTGTATCTCCTCTCCCCCGTCCGTCCTGAGATAATACTCTGGTCCTTCAGATTTCGTTCCCACCCTCTCAATTCGTGAAAACAGGAAGCCTACATAAGTCGCGACTTCGGATTCGCCGTTTTCGGCGGCGCTGCAAAAACCAACCGTTAATCCATCTCCCTTGATAAGGTCAAGAGTGCCGTCTCGACCGCTCAGGCCCTGTTTAATACCTCCGCCGTCATCCCCTCCCGTAAGGTCCAACGGGAGGCACAGGGCGGCAAGGATAATCCATGCGGGCAAAAAAGGTGTGAAAAGTCTTTTTTTATCCATCAGCCTCTCCTAAATAGTTTTTAAGAAATTATAACATGAAATGCTTATCGCCACAAAAAATGTTTTTGAAGAACGGATGAATTTGTAGAAAAATACCCTTCACGCCATGACCTGTAACGGTCAAGTCCTTTTCGGCGGAA
The nucleotide sequence above comes from Candidatus Zymogenus saltonus. Encoded proteins:
- the gatC gene encoding Asp-tRNA(Asn)/Glu-tRNA(Gln) amidotransferase subunit GatC, encoding MADKNEKITTDEVQYVAKLSRLIMTDDEAKEMTRTLNDILVYMEKLGELDTSGVEPMTHAIPNENVMRQDALKPFTDTKDILKNAPDSKGAFFRVPKVIE
- the gatA gene encoding Asp-tRNA(Asn)/Glu-tRNA(Gln) amidotransferase subunit GatA; this translates as MDYFPLTISETTDLYKSGKANAEDVVKSVLARIEELDKKLNAYIRVTGDLALKRAVEADKRIKSGDITPLTGIPIAVKDLICTKGIPTTCGSKILENYTPPYNATVIERLDSLGAIIIGKTNMDEFAMGSSTESSFFGITKNPHNLEYVPGGSSGGSAAAVAADLCITALGSDTGGSIRQPASYTGIVGLKPTYGRVSRYGLVAYASSLDQIGPLTKDVRDTAILLTAISGHDPRDSTSLDIEVPNYTEFLTGEVKGLKVGLPKEYFGEGLDSEVEKRIMEGVGVLEKGGAEVVEMSLPHTEYALASYYIIAPSEASSNLARYDGVRYGHRESSPDDGMIDMFRRSRSSGFGWEVKRRIMLGTYALSSGYYDAYYRKALQVRRLIRNDYDEAFKKVDVIAGPAAPAPAYKIGDKIEDPLSMYLVDIYTVTANLTGIPGICVPAGVSTAGLPIGLQLLSKPLNEGAILRAAYYFEKNRTADTPKPKL
- a CDS encoding cysteine hydrolase, whose protein sequence is MSKAKSKVALLVIDMQKEYFEEGAPLKVPKGGEVLENIKRLVDAARVKKIPLMHIRHIGKDPDAFVFGAGSPLVKFADELKPKAGEPAITKTRPGSFYMTELDDILLREGVETVVITGLMSFMCCDTTAREAHARGYSVLFVRDATAAIDIGGLSADTIHEVVLAVQGFNFSRVVTTDEAIAELSS